The Rhodamnia argentea isolate NSW1041297 chromosome 7, ASM2092103v1, whole genome shotgun sequence genome contains the following window.
CTTCTTGACAGTGGAGTCCCTCTGCTTCTCCTTTTCCCCTTTCGTTCTCTTTAGCTCGGTTCAGTTTTCGGCTCTTATCAAGTCCACGAAGTTACAAAATTTTCAACCTATCAACCGTTCATTTATAcgtaaaaaattccaaattattaTTGGTTTAATATGTTTAACAAGTACTCCGAACGTCCACTAACTTCTCTGATTGAAAGAAGTATtactaaaaagggaaaataattaAGTATGCCCACTAAATACGTggataatgatataaataattcataaactttcaattttgttctttttgttaattgatatttaaatttttaatttatacgATTTTTGATACATGTATAATGTAATCTCTGAATTATGTGAAAATATCCAATGCTTTTCTTCTATCGATTCAATTTTAAGAATATCATTGAATATTTGGTATACTTTaagagattaaattgaacacATATTGGAAAAAAAGTTCATGGAATAGatcattgaataaataaaaattcttcacATGAAGATTTTTTTCCGCGCTCCTTCGGGCTTCGCTCCGCGAGGGCATCCGCAGAGAAATGGCGTCGCCTGGCGATCTCGGTTCCTCAACACTTTCTGGAAAGATTTCTCCTTTTTACCTCTTTTTAGCTTTGGCAAGTTTCGGTTCTTCTGTTACAAAGCTCTCTCTTTCGTCACTGCCGTCCTCTGTTAAAAGTTTCCTTTTGCTCTCCCGCATCTGGAGCCctccctccttcctcctcctgacaattttttttttgcctccttTTCTTGAGGTATCGTAAAAGACAGTGGGAACAAATTCCAATCTACGTGTTCGAGGATTCCGGCTTAAGATATTGGGATGAtattctctctctgtttctggGGTTTCAAGATTTCTCCTGGGATTCATTCACTGCTCGCCCATTGATGCGAAATCTGTGCAAATAGAGCTGATTTTTGCTTTCCGGAGCCGAACTGGATCTCAAGATCACTTTTTTCCCTGTTCCGACACCAACGCCACTCCAGATTCACAGAAGGGTGTGCGCTGATTTGTCGTCTGATTCGAAGCATTTGAAGCAATGTCCTCGAATCATGCGAGTTAGGTCTCGCAATCGGGTTCCATGGAAATGGGATCTCAAGGGGGCGGTTTCGGTGGCGgcgttggcggcggcggcgaagccACGCCACAGCCACTGTCGAGGCAAGGCTCACTGTATGGCCTCACGCTTGATGAGGTCCAAAACCAGCTGGGGTGTTTGGGGAAACCACTGGGAAGTATGAATCTTGACGAGCTTCTCAAGAGCGTGTGGAGTGTGGAGGCCAATCAAGGCCCGAATGCGGGCACTGCCGACCCCGGGAGTGCGCAATCCGGCCTAATCGCTCCGCTGCAGAGGCAGCCGAGCTTCACACTCTCGAGGGCTCTCAGCAAGAAGACTGTTGATGAGGTGTGGAAAGATATTCAACAGGGCCAGATTGATGATGGTAGTGAtaagagcaagaagaagaagaggaaggataGCGGTCATTGTGACCAAGATCCAAAGCCTTCATTGGGTGAGATGACACTTGAGGACTTCTTGCACAGGGCAGGAGTGGTGGCTGAATCTCCCGTGATCAACAAGAACGGGGATCATGTTTTAGGGGTTGATTCTGTGAATAGCGGTGGCCCTCAAAGTGCTCGGTGGATGCATTACCAGCTCCCTTCCATTCAGCCGCAACAAAACGTGGTGCCGGTCTTCATTCCAGGCCACCACGTGGTCCAGCAACCCGTCCCAATCATGGCGAGTCCCTTTCTGGATTCGGCATTCGGCGATGTGGCGCAGATGACTGTATCGCCCTCCTCCCTGTTGGGCACATTATCAGATACCCCGACACCAGGCCGCAAAAGAGTTGCCCCAGGAGACGTGGTGGAGAAGACTGTGGAGAGGAGGCAAAAAAGGATGATTAAGAACAGGGAATCTGCGGCTCGGTCTCGCGCGAAGAAGCAGGTCAATCTTGGTTCTGAGATGTGATTATTGTGTTGAGAAAGTTCTTTTGTGATGGTTTCAGTGCTTGATGTGATCCTAAAAGAAGTTTATGATGTTGGACAGGCGTATACACAAGAGTTGGAGCATAAGGTTTTGCGCCtagaggaggaaaatgaaagactAAGAAGAAAGCTGGTATGTTCATTGTCTTGTCTTTTAATACTGAGTACTGTTTCTggtgaattttttgtgacaatAACAATGCCCTTTGTGGCACCTTAGTCCTTTAAATTTAAGATGCTTAGTGATCGGTGATTGCAtaaattgatatgtgaaccCTGTTATTGATGAATTGAGACATGGCGAAAGCGAACTATACTTACTATAGAAAAAGTTTTTGTCAGTCCGGTCCATCTTGATTACGGTTTTTGAATCAAATTGTTGAGCATTTGTCGATCAGGCGATTAATATTGGCAATGATGCATATCAAGTGACGTATTGCTCTGAATGGGGAAGACTAGACTATACAACACACTCTTCTTATTGGTAGAACAAATGGCTGTATCGggtcaagaaggagaagataggATTTGATTTACAGGCCTAAACACTCTAATTTGGTACACCCATTTGATATGTCTAGAGGCGATGGAGAATTCTCTGTGATTTTGGATGATGGTATTTAGCATTCGATTAACTGCTCTTTGGATCGTTACTGCagaaggaaaatcattttctgtCAATTGTCCAAGTCATTCCTCCATCATGATAGGTTTGTCACTTGTGTCATTTACTCTGTCTAGATATGCCGAGATAGGAAGTTTCTCTTTTCTATCTTGTTCTCTTTTCCAGATGAGTGATTTTATTCTAAAGGGGCATTCATTTGCAGTGACAAGGCATTGATACATTTTTCCTCATCTGGGCTCCACTCTATTGTTCTTTGGCTAGAACTGGTTTTTTCTCAGTTTGGTACTCTTTTATGGTGCATCCCTTAATTTTCAGGGTACTGCAATTTCGGCTGTGTTTTTTGTTGCTGTAGTTCATAATGCTACCAAAATCAGGAAGTAGTGAAACTGATAAAGATGGCAGCCCTTACAGATGTTAATAAGGTGGAGATCACTGCTAGTCATTAGCAATCCATGTTTCATCACTTGTTCCTTTTATTTAAGTCATTGAACCCTTCAAACATTTGAAGACGGTGCTCCAGTTAGGACCTGAGAGAACCTGTCAATGGCATAGTTTCTTCATGGCAACCTACGTGGCAAAACCCTCCAAACGTTCCAGTTTTCCGCTCCTTAAAGCTAAATTTGACCGAGAATTTATTCGAAAAAATTTGCATAGAGTAGTTTGGATACTCAGTTTTACTTATTGGCACAACCACGTTCATGCTTTTAACCATACAATGGCTTCCTCCTTGCACTGTCACTACTCAAAATTTTGTTTGCCATCCCTGTGTCTTGGAGGCTGGGCAACATCTCAGACAGCTATGTTTCTGTTCCATTCTGATCATTCAAGGGCTGCTATAACTATATGGAATCTCTGTGTTGCTCGAGATTCCATCTAGTGACCGTCGTTGTGGTAATGACAATCACGTGATGCTCTAGATAGAAAAGCCTGAACACGTAGCTGATGTTCATCCCCTTGAGGCAGCACCAAAAGGTAACATCTTGCTTGGTCTTACTACTCGATTTTGGTTGCGGCGAATGAGATGGTTTCACTTCTTTCTCTGATCTTTGAAATTAAGTACATCTTGCTCTGCTTTCTTGGTTTCCATGAACGCTTGTAACGTGACCACCGTGAATGCTCCCACCACTTTTCACCTGTAAACCTCGAATTACCGGTTTTCTCGAGCTCTTAAGATTTCTATTCTCTCCCTTTCATGACGAATTCTCCCTCGCAGGAGGCAGAGAAAGTGTTGCCAACCACACCGCCTGCCGAGCTGAAGAATCAGCTCCGAAGAACTAGTTCGGCCCCACTTTGATGTTGCACCATACGTGACTGCTAGGGACGAGATTACTCCTAACCTCCGTTTGTTTCTTTGACCGACTTCGGCACGTCGATCTCGTCAATTGTTTGAAGTCGATGCTTCGATGCTCTGCTGACCCGCAGTTCGAAATTCCTAGGTTTGTGCATTTTCTTTTGCCGGTTCTGATTGGTCTTTGGCGTCCTTCCATGGTGTTTACAATATGTACATTAATTATGATAACCCAGTTTATGCAAGCATTATAGATCCCCTGGCTTCTCATGTCGTTGCTCCATCGATCATTCTCGTCCTTCGTTTGGGGCGGGCTTGTTCTACAAACTGACCAGAAGATTGCAAAGGGTGCTTTTATTTGAGTGAGTGTTTTCCGATCTTTGATCTGTTTGATTCGTCAAAAATTACATAGTCAACGGAAAACGCTTTCCTGTCAAAggaaaatttatttataaaattaggaaagtgatgTCCTAAATTTAAGGtggtgaaaacattttttggaactgtttatctcaaatttttaatattttttattgttttacttattttcttcttccgcTAGTCGGCGAGGCTCGACGACCAGCCACACAAGGTCAAGCCTCGTCGATTGCttggcaagctcgagctcgaactCATGTGGCTGATTGCCGGCCATCACTAAGGCCTggtggagaaagaagaaaataatccCTTTTTAGCAAAACAAACCACCAATCAATAATCCGTGATTTTTCATGTGGACTGATTGCATAGGGAATTCGAACGTGGTCAAACCTAAGCTATACACAATGACCCATAAATATAACACGTGCCTTATTAGTCAAAGTTACTAAAACTAAAGGACAATGGGCCACTTTTGCGAATGTCTACATCGTGCTTGGACCACGTTAATTGCGGTACTTGTCCTAATAATCGCGACAACCCCTCGTTTGATTGGAGACTAgaccttctttctttctttaattttgggGGCTAATTATTTAATGTATATCTGAAATTTGATTCAACGTGCAATATCGTTTTTGAAACTTTAATCTGCTCAACGTGGCtcatgaattttaattcaatatgcaatgtcgctcatgaactttgaatttgttcaatgtagctTGCTAAACTTTTAGCACAACGTGCAATATCGTCCGATATTATCGATATGACATATGATGTTCCTAAATTACATGTGGATTTTCGTTCAATTCAATGACTAGATTAATCGTTTGTGGATGGTttagatattattttaaataaattaaaagctcatAACGATCTTATACATTAAATTTATGAATCACATTGAATTATTAAAAGTTCGAAGATCACATCGCCCGTTGGCCAAAATTTAAGTCATTGGCATGATTATCCCTTCAAACGGGCGCCGGCGGACTTGTCCCACGTGAGTGAACGCTGCTACGAATCTATCTCTATCTCGGCGTCTCAAGCGAAAAGCGCCACGTGGGAATGCAGCATTCCCGATGACTTCTTTGACAGTTTCACCGACTGGGGCCTACCCCGGCCCGGTTTGAGGAATCGCGGAAAAATGTTGTGGGCCCAACCTGTTGCTTTCTGGGAGGGCTAGTTTTAAAGTAGAAAGCCCGACAGGCCCGCCCATCCCCACTTTGACCTAAGCtttattcttcttttaaaaagcGGAAAAGAACcgaataaaatgaaaaggataATGCCACAAATAtttgttgtattttggcttaagtgtataaaaattatctaatataatatttgaactttaatctaatattcaatataattttttaaaatttttatatatatttaatttagtctttgaatatttaaagactaaattgaatttatataaaaaaattcagaaatcaaattgaataaatttaattttaattttaaatgatCAAGAACTAAATTTATTCctaaataaatttaattttaaatgtttaaggactaaattgagtatgtataaaaaaaattaaaattatattgaataaatttaaaatttaaaaattacgtTGTAACgttgaaataaaatttaagaaTCGTGTTGAATAAATTAAGAATTCTGGAGTAAATTTTATATTGGCCAAACGCAGGGAATATTTGTCTCATTTCCTCCGAAAAGAAAGGACGGGAGCGCGCGAGGCAAGAGGCTTGCGTAGGACGAAAGCTCGCCCAAAGATtccgtcgtcttcttcgttgGCTTTTACCTCTGCAGGGTGGGGTCTGGCCAGGGGGAAGTCCTTGTCCTTCGTTTTCCGTAGTCGGACCAGACAGAATCGCGCAGACGGTAGGCCATCGGTGCGACCCCGCTTCGCCAGGCAACCGTTCTTTGTTCCACGCACCAATCGCCAACTCTGCTTCCTCGCTTTTTGCCTCCCTTGACTGGTTGTTTCACCGACAGTGGCGGCCACTGATAAGACGTGGTGACCGATAAGTCTCTCTCTCGCGGGGCCAAGCCATCTGTGAGTCAACCATTGCTTCGTGATTTGGTCGGCCTGCGAAGCGTCGCGAGGGGAAGAGGAGAGAAGTTCGTGAGAAAGGAGCAAAGCAATGGCGGAGAACACGGAGGCATTGCTGAACAAGGGCGAGAGGGCTCGGTATCGGGAGGATTGTCCTGGGTGCAAGATTGATAGGCTCAAGGAGACGAACCGCGGCGTGCCCTACAAGCTTCTCTTCTATGTCTGGATCATCGTCCTCTGCGCAGGTCGCGATCGCTGCGCTTCTTTTGCTAAAAAGTACACGATAATAAGTGAGACGCAACGGAACGAAATCGAGTGTGCGTCTGACGTGACAGTGGGAGTTCGGATGCATTATTTTACTTGATTTGGTACCTGCCTATTTTGTCGGTTTTCGTCGTCGCTGGGCTTTAGAAAATGGGAGAGTGCGTACGAGAATGAGCGTCAATATGTGCGCGCTTTCACCCCGACAATGGATGTCTTGTCCTGCCTGAAGAGTTGGTCTGCAGATCAATCGTGTCTAGGGGAGACGCTTTGACTCAGAGCGAACTGAAATGACTGATCTCTGTCCACAACACTCACAGCTCACTGCTCACACTAGTGCAAAACTATCAGGAAAGCCTCGGACGAGGATGCTGACCTTTTTGTGGATGTTCAGGATAAAGTCTGGAGGCACTTGGCCCGGTCTTTGTCCTGTTCTGTTGCAGTAACTTGAGGAAAATCACTAGACACTAGGGTGTGGGGCGAATGTATATAAATGTCAGGAATGTAATTACACTGGGTAGATTATGTTATGTGGACCATAAGTTGCACTGGGAAAATGCTGAAGGAAAAGATGGGGCGGAAATTAAATAAGCCACGGAGAAGAGCATTAGTTGGAATAGGAGGTCAACCGGAAGGCGAGGTTTTTGACTTTTTAGTTTGTCTGTTGGTGCAGAGGATTAGACAAGCGACCAAGCTTAATCTAAGACAAGTCTGCTTTTATATGCTTAAGCGCTGTTCAAGTAGTGTGAAACGGTTCGCAGTTATTGTTTCTTGCATTGTCGTGTGGCCCACAGAACTTATAGTGGTCATGGATGTTTTATTTTCATACACTGCTGatgcattttcttttgattcttgCAGCTTTGCCTATATcgtctcttttccctttcctgTATTTCATGGTACTGTAACTTTTGCTCTCTTAGCTTGCTGACGATTTTAAGTTGATAATATATGTTCCACTCTGAAAATCAATGTCTCGGCTTTTGAAAGTAGGTGTAACTTGCAGAAGTGAGAATGCATATGCATATTCTTCATTTAATCTCTTAGATTTCAGTTACTCGACTTTAATCTTGGATCTGTTTATGGAGATAAACATGCATGTTGAGGGATCCACATTTATATACGCGAACACAAAGTTTTCAATTTGAGCTTTTGCTTTCTCTTTGAGCCTACCTACGCTCATTTACTTCATTTTAATCTCTTATATTTCAGTGATTTGACTTTAGTCTTGTATATGCTTATGGGGATAGACATGCATGTTGAAGTAATCCACAATTAGATGCATGGGCACAAGGTTTTCAAGTCAAGCTTTTATTGAATCCCGCTTTCTCATTGAGCCTACCTAGGTTGTTCGCCCTTAGGTGGCATGAACAGCATTTCTGATGTGCTAATGATTAGCATTTTATATGTCGTTATTAATTAAAGTTGTGGTTGACTACATGTCAATGTTCTTCGCCCAGCCCCCAAGATCTGTAAGATTTTATTACTGTTGGTAGAGCAAGTTTCACTTTTTCAGTCCTTTTGACATGAAGAGCCTTGGTCTTTGGTTCATTGACGCATTTCCAAAATGAGATGAATACCAAGATTATTTCTTGATGATCTCTTCTGTATGACTTTTGGCATCAGAAAGTTTTATATCTATGAGCTGGAGTGTTTGCACCAGATGCTATTTTAGttgaaaatcttcattttaGCTTTTAAGGCTTTACTGATGTGGAGCTTGCTATTACACCTTCTCCAGATAAGGGACTTCAAAATAGCCAAGAGTGAAGAAGATATTGGCTTCTATGCAGGATATGTAGGTGAGTACTTGGCATTTACTTCCTGTCGATCTCTTATGCATTTCTTTgtgcaaatatttttctttagttaAAAATTTCGGTTTGTAGAATTCAAATCCATTTTATTTTGTCTCCCTGAAGGTTCTGCTTTTATGTTTGGAAGAGCTTTGACTTCTGTACTCTGGGGTATGATAGCAGATAGATATGGCCGAAAGCCCGTGATACTGTTTGGTACAATTGCTGTGTTAGTACTTCTAGACATCTGTTCTAATCTGTATAATTTCCCAGACACATGCTCGATGAATATTCTCATAATTTTGCGCTGTCTCTTGGTTTGGTCAATAATCAGGGTGGTTTTAAACACACTTTTTGGCCTCAGTACAAACTTCTGGATGGCAGTCTCCACAAGGTTTCTCCTGGGAAGTTTGTGTGGCATACTTGGCCCAATGAGGGTACGGTGTTCTTAACCCTTCATGTTAAACATAGCTAGACTCTTGAGTCCAACTGTGTTTTAGGTTATAGATTGTGTTTACATAGCTAATTTAGAATGTTGCTGTTGTTGCTGTCTTGAGATGGTCATGCAAAAAATGCTGTGAGGGCCACAGACCTCATTATGCTTGAGATACACCTCTTTTAGTGAGTGTTGTCACCTCTTGTGGCCATCCAATGCATAAGCTCTCACAATTCAACAATCCCTTTTATTTGTCACTGTGATACCAATAAACATTTGAAGAAGCCTGAGATCTCATAATGGGACACAAGGAGATTGTTTAAAGTAGGAAATATCAGTGTCAAGACCATTTGCATATATGTAAGACTGCTGGCTACCATTTTGTCCTCATGAAACTAACTGTTCAATTGTGGCATCTTGTTTTAGAATCGGGACTTGTCATCAAGCCAACAGGCTCCCATGCCTTGTCTCAGCGCATGTTTAATTATCAGGTCTTTGTTGGTTATTCTCGGTCTGATGCTCATATGTGGGATAGTCCTTCTGAAACTACACTATTCACTTGGCTTGCTTAGTTTCCGCACTGAATCTCTATTGTCTTCCTGAAAGCATGACGAGTTAAAGGTGTTTGGAGATGTCTATGGATTTATCTGTTGAATTATGGCGTAAGAAACTGCTATAGACATTCACTTATTTTTTACTTTGCCAGGCATATGCTTCAGAAGTTTGTCGTAAAGAGTATCAAGCTTTGGCGATGTCAATTGTATGGAGGTTCCACACTCCTATTGTCTATGTAATAATACCTTCTTCAAGTGCGAGTGATGCAATCTGAATGAAGCATAACTTTGCAGATTAGCACATCATGGGGCATCGGATTGGTCATTGGTCCGGCTATTGGGGGATATCTGGCCCAGGTACTGTTTCTTCTTAACTCGAATGGATCGTGAATGCGTGGTCAAAGCACATGACTGGCATAGGATTTCATGATTTAAAACTTGCAAATTGCGTTATCTGTATGTAATGACAATATCACCTGGAGTTTTTGCAATGGGAAAATAAACATCCTTTTAACATCTAGGAAATTTGCACTTCCTGAACCCATCTGGCCTGATGATTTGATCGAATAAGGGATATCATCGACTCTAAACGATGTTTTTAAATCCAGACCCAATTGGTTGTTGAACCAGGAAACAGACAATGGTCTGGTCCGGTTTAAATTGAGAACCAGAGGGGTCAAGAGCCAGTCAAACCTGTAGCTTGAAAAATTGAGCACAGGCGGCAACAAGAGGGATTGAACCCTTGACCTCATGGATGTAGCAATAACTCCCAGCTCGTCTAATGGCTTCTATAATTATATAAATAAGATAATTTAGTTCTATGCTGGGAAAACTTGTCTACCCGGTGGTTGAACCGGTTGAATCACTTGACCTGCGACTCAGAAAGCCCGACCAGTTATTTGATCGGTCTGCGTTTAAAGACACTGATTCTAAATCTAAGTCGTGGTCAATCTGGTTGCTGTAACTTTCCTTGAAAGTAAATTAGTTACTGAAATCGCAATGTGATGTGATCCCTCTGGGCTAAATGCagcttttgaaatcttttaattgtgctagaGGATTCATCTACTAACTAGACACTGGTTCGAGAGAAGCAAGTTTGGGAAAATGGGCTTGGAAGTTGTGATGCTATCTGATGTTATCTGAAGCATAGGAATCCAGAGCAACTAACTAGTTTCCAAGTCTCATCACTATAACAAAAAGTGAAATTACTTGATGGAAACAATCAACACTGAATCTGATTTACGACAAATTATCTCACTGGATCAAAGAACTACAGAAATATCAGTTAAGTGTATTCCCTGGATTTCACGGTTCATCTGGTTCTATACTTGTTGGCTTAGCACCTACCTGTGGTCCAAGTCAATTCACTTGAGAAGCCTCTATCGTGTCACCAGTCGTTTGGACTTAATATGATGCCTCAGTCATCTACATTCAGCTG
Protein-coding sequences here:
- the LOC115737708 gene encoding ABSCISIC ACID-INSENSITIVE 5-like protein 2 isoform X1; protein product: MEMGSQGGGFGGGVGGGGEATPQPLSRQGSLYGLTLDEVQNQLGCLGKPLGSMNLDELLKSVWSVEANQGPNAGTADPGSAQSGLIAPLQRQPSFTLSRALSKKTVDEVWKDIQQGQIDDGSDKSKKKKRKDSGHCDQDPKPSLGEMTLEDFLHRAGVVAESPVINKNGDHVLGVDSVNSGGPQSARWMHYQLPSIQPQQNVVPVFIPGHHVVQQPVPIMASPFLDSAFGDVAQMTVSPSSLLGTLSDTPTPGRKRVAPGDVVEKTVERRQKRMIKNRESAARSRAKKQAYTQELEHKVLRLEEENERLRRKLEAEKVLPTTPPAELKNQLRRTSSAPL
- the LOC115737708 gene encoding ABSCISIC ACID-INSENSITIVE 5-like protein 2 isoform X2, which translates into the protein MEMGSQGGGFGGGVGGGGEATPQPLSRQGSLYGLTLDEVQNQLGCLGKPLGSMNLDELLKSVWSVEANQGPNAGTADPGSAQSGLIAPLQRQPSFTLSRALSKKTVDEVWKDIQQGQIDDGSDKSKKKKRKDSGHCDQDPKPSLGEMTLEDFLHRAGVVAESPVINKNGDHVLGVDSVNSGGPQSARWMHYQLPSIQPQQNVVPVFIPGHHVVQQPVPIMASPFLDSAFGDVAQMTVSPSSLLGTLSDTPTPGRKRVAPGDVVEKTVERRQKRMIKNRESAARSRAKKRIHKSWSIRFCA